In Salminus brasiliensis chromosome 24, fSalBra1.hap2, whole genome shotgun sequence, one genomic interval encodes:
- the tapt1b gene encoding transmembrane anterior posterior transformation protein 1 homolog, with the protein MADSVAAGLGDEKEAENEEKEREKRTFRGPGQAEKGSGTSEQTETLGFYERKAKKQDSKRSLSDLSLVRFVSAELTRGYFLEHNEAKYTERRERVYTCLRIPKELEKLMVFGFFLCLDAFLYVFTLLPLRVLLALIRLLTLPCCGLSGSRLLQPAQVCDVLKGFIMVLCYSMMHYVDYSMMYHLIRGQSVIKLYIIYNMLEVADRLFSSFGQDILDALYWTATEPKERKRAHIGVIPHFFMAVLYVFLHAILIMVQATTLNVAFNSHNKSLLTIMMSNNFVEIKGSVFKKFEKNNLFQMSNSDIKERFTNYVLLLIVCLRNMEQFSWNPDHLWVLFPDVCMVIASEIAVDVVKHAFITKFNDIPADVYGEYRASLAFDLVSSRQKNAYTDYSDSVSRRMGFIPLPLALLLIRVVTSSVKIQGALAFVCVVLFYLGMITLKVLNSIVLLGKSCVYVKEANMEEKLFQSPPSAAPSRASSRAHRTKYTREPAGESADEGVSASIITQPSHQPEYTASNLPTSESDQFLTTPDESEEKILSQDGTELIHRAPKKDLLEIDRFTICGNRID; encoded by the exons ATGGCGGACTCGGTCGCTGCGGGGCTAGGAGACGAAAAAGAGGCCGAAAatgaggagaaggagagggagaaaaggacTTTCCGTGGCCCGGGTCAGGCGGAGAAGGGCAGCGGCACGTCGGAGCAGACAGAGACTCTCGGCTTTTACGAGAGAAAGGCGAAAAAACAAGACAGCAAGCGTAGTCTGTCGG ATCTCTCTCTGGTGCGCTTCGTCAGTGCTGAGTTGACCAGAGGATATTTTCTGGAACATAACGAGGCCAAATAcacagaaaggagagagagagtctacACTTGCCTGCGCATTCCCAAAGAACTAGAGAAG CTGATGGTCTTTGGATTCTTCCTGTGTCTGGATGCATTCCTCTACGTGTTCACTTTGTTACCCCTCAGAGTGCTGCTGGCACTCATCAGACTGCTCACACTACCCTGCTGTGGGCTCAG tggttcTCGACTCTTGCAGCCTGCTCAGGTGTGCGACGTGCTGAAGGGGTTTATCATGGTGCTGTGTTACTCCATGATGCACTACGTGGACTACTCCATGATGTACCATTTGATCAGGGGACAGTCTGTCATCAAACTCTACATCATCTACAACATGCTGGAG GTAGCAGATCGCTTGTTTTCGTCTTTTGGGCAGGACATTCTGGACGCTCTGTACTGGACAGCCACTGAGcccaaagaaagaaagagagcccACATAGGTGTAATACCTCACTTCTTCATGGCCGTCCTCTATGTCT TTCTTCATGCCATATTGATCATGGTTCAGGCCACCACTCTGAATGTGGCATTCAACTCTCACAATAAATCTCTGCTCACCATCATGATGTCCAACAAt tttgTTGAGATCAAGGGGAGTGTATTTAAGAAGTTTGAAAAAAATAATCTCTTTCAGATGTCCAACAGTG ATATCAAAGAAAGATTCACAAACTATGTTCTCTTATTAATTGTCTGCCTCAGAAATATGGAGCAGTTCTCCTGGAACCCAG ATCATCTGTGGGTTCTCTTTCCTGATGTGTGTATGGTCATTGCTTCTGAGATCGCTGTGGATGTGGTGAAACATGCCTTCATCACCAAATTTAACGACATCCCAGCTGAT GTCTACGGGGAATACAGAGCGAGCTTGGCCTTTGATCTGGTCAGCAGCAGACAGAAAAAT GCTTATACTGACTACAGCGACAGTGTATCCAGAAGAATGGGTTTCATTCCCCTCCCTCTTGCTCTACTG CTCATCCGGGTGGTGACCAGCTCTGTGAAGATCCAGGGAGCCCTtgcctttgtgtgtgttgtactcTTTTATCTGGG CATGATCACGCTGAAGGTGCTAAACAGCATTGTGTTGTTGGGAAAgtcatgtgtgtatgtaaaagAAGCTAACATGGAGGAGAAGCTGTTTCAGTCTCCCCCTTCTGCTGCCCCAAGCAGAGCATCCAGTAGAGCTCACCGTACCAAATACACACGTGAACCAGCAG GTGAGTCTGCAGATGAGGGTGTATCTGCGTCAATCATCACTCAACCCTCCCACCAGCCAGAGTATACTGCCTCTAATCTCCCGACAAGCGAGTCAGATCAGTTCCTTACAACGCCTGACGAGTCGGAAGAGAAGATCCTCTCTCAGGATGGAACAGAACTCATACACAGAGCTCCCAAGAAAGACCTGCTGGAGATTGATCGCTTTACAATCTGTGGGAACCGCATTGACTGA